In Flavobacterium lacustre, a genomic segment contains:
- a CDS encoding 1-aminocyclopropane-1-carboxylate deaminase/D-cysteine desulfhydrase translates to MNQSISIEFPNAIKLTIKREDLIHPFISGNKFRKLKYNLLQAKSEKQETLLTFGGAFSNHIAAVAYAGKEQGFKTIGIIRGDELRGKIIENPTLLFAQECGMEFEFVSRESYRLKNEPSFIADLKQKFGQFYLVPEGGTNELAVKGCEEILTDDDAVFDFVCCSLGTGGTISGIINSILPHQKVLGFPSLKGDFLKEEIRNFVRINTNWELITDYHFGGYGKISPELIDFINQFYATTKIPLDPIYTGKMVFGVIDLIKRNYFPKNSKILLIHTGGIQGVKGMNIKLKNKKLPIINIYD, encoded by the coding sequence TTGAACCAATCCATTTCTATAGAATTTCCTAACGCAATCAAGCTTACCATCAAACGGGAAGATTTGATTCATCCTTTTATTTCGGGAAATAAGTTCAGAAAGCTAAAGTATAATTTGCTTCAGGCAAAATCCGAAAAGCAAGAAACGCTACTGACTTTTGGCGGCGCATTTTCAAATCATATTGCAGCTGTGGCATATGCCGGAAAAGAGCAGGGATTTAAAACCATCGGGATTATTCGAGGCGATGAATTGCGGGGGAAAATTATTGAAAATCCTACATTACTTTTTGCTCAAGAATGTGGAATGGAATTCGAATTTGTCTCCAGAGAATCCTATCGATTAAAAAATGAACCTTCGTTTATTGCTGATTTAAAACAAAAATTCGGGCAATTTTATCTGGTTCCCGAAGGAGGTACAAATGAATTAGCGGTAAAAGGATGTGAAGAAATTCTAACCGACGATGATGCTGTGTTCGATTTTGTGTGTTGTTCTCTAGGAACCGGCGGAACTATTTCGGGGATTATAAACAGTATCTTGCCACATCAGAAAGTTTTAGGATTTCCGTCCTTAAAAGGTGATTTTTTAAAAGAGGAAATTCGTAATTTTGTGCGCATCAATACGAACTGGGAGCTAATCACCGATTATCATTTTGGCGGTTACGGAAAAATTAGTCCTGAATTAATTGATTTTATAAATCAGTTTTATGCGACAACTAAAATTCCATTGGATCCCATTTATACTGGAAAGATGGTTTTTGGCGTTATAGATTTGATTAAAAGAAATTATTTTCCGAAAAATTCAAAAATTTTACTCATTCATACCGGCGGAATTCAAGGGGTTAAAGGAATGAATATCAAATTAAAAAATAAAAAATTACCAATAATCAATATTTATGATTAA
- the budA gene encoding acetolactate decarboxylase, giving the protein MQYHLKIISSLCLFLLLNSCKTQSDKNTKVYQYATINALMESAYDGELKMKILQKKGSFGIGTFNELDGEMIGLNNHFYQIKSDGKVYPVSRNQLTPFAVVTDFASDKEYTSSKNLQLKNLYSLLDSLTPNKNLYFAYKIKAQFNTIKTRSVSKQIKPYPLMVDAVKKQSVFELKNVKGTLVGFRFPEYMKGLNVTGYHFHFIADDKISGGHVLDLSGTDFKIAVDSISDFELKIPNNPEFNKLNLTKTKLEDLEKVEK; this is encoded by the coding sequence ATGCAATATCATCTTAAAATAATTAGTTCGCTATGCTTGTTTTTACTGCTTAATTCCTGTAAAACACAATCCGATAAAAACACAAAAGTATATCAATACGCAACCATAAACGCCTTAATGGAAAGCGCATACGATGGGGAATTAAAAATGAAAATACTTCAAAAAAAAGGTTCTTTTGGCATTGGAACTTTTAATGAATTAGACGGCGAAATGATTGGTTTAAACAACCATTTTTATCAAATAAAATCAGATGGAAAAGTATATCCTGTGAGCAGGAACCAGCTAACTCCTTTTGCAGTTGTCACTGATTTTGCGTCTGACAAAGAATATACTTCTTCTAAAAATTTACAGCTAAAAAACCTCTACTCCCTTTTGGACAGCTTAACGCCAAATAAAAATCTGTATTTCGCTTATAAAATTAAAGCACAATTCAACACGATTAAAACCAGAAGTGTTTCTAAACAAATCAAACCGTATCCGTTGATGGTTGACGCTGTCAAAAAACAATCTGTTTTTGAATTGAAAAATGTAAAAGGAACTTTAGTGGGGTTTCGTTTTCCGGAATATATGAAAGGACTTAATGTTACGGGATATCATTTTCATTTTATTGCAGATGATAAAATATCGGGAGGCCATGTTTTGGATTTATCAGGTACTGATTTTAAAATTGCTGTAGACTCAATTTCAGATTTTGAACTTAAAATTCCTAACAATCCGGAGTTCAACAAGCTCAATTTAACCAAGACAAAATTAGAAGATTTAGAGAAAGTAGAGAAATAA
- a CDS encoding DUF4230 domain-containing protein yields MQKRILVFVGVIIAVVLAFKYCDFKKEEDSDLNYNTNLIQQQIVNVGKLVVTEGHFSEVVTYKNQQKYLMDILSFEKKALIVVNADVTVSYDLHQMKYDIDEKNKTITILSIPKEEIKISPDIQFYDVEQSKLNPFTGDDYNKINKSVKANLAKKIEKSSLKSNAQNRLISELSKILILTNTMGWKLQYEGKVIESEKDFNQNIKL; encoded by the coding sequence ATGCAAAAAAGGATTTTAGTTTTTGTTGGAGTAATAATAGCGGTCGTCTTAGCATTTAAATATTGTGATTTCAAAAAAGAAGAGGATTCGGATTTAAATTACAATACGAATCTTATTCAGCAGCAAATTGTTAATGTGGGAAAATTAGTGGTTACCGAAGGCCATTTCTCCGAAGTAGTAACGTATAAGAATCAGCAAAAATACCTGATGGATATTCTTTCTTTCGAGAAAAAAGCATTAATTGTTGTCAATGCTGATGTGACTGTGTCGTATGATTTGCATCAAATGAAATATGATATCGACGAGAAAAACAAAACGATTACAATATTAAGTATTCCAAAAGAAGAAATTAAAATCAGTCCCGATATTCAGTTTTATGATGTAGAACAAAGCAAACTCAATCCGTTTACGGGAGATGACTACAACAAAATAAACAAATCGGTTAAAGCGAATCTGGCAAAGAAAATAGAAAAATCTTCCTTAAAATCGAATGCTCAAAATCGTTTAATCAGTGAGTTATCTAAAATATTGATTTTGACTAATACTATGGGTTGGAAATTACAATATGAAGGCAAAGTAATTGAAAGCGAAAAAGATTTTAATCAGAATATAAAATTATAA
- a CDS encoding esterase-like activity of phytase family protein: MRKFLLLVVLQIVFLSCSNLKQTNENQRIPSLKLISSLEIPYDELFQNTKIGGLSGIDYNAKQDLYYLISDDRSVFNDSRFYTAKIHLVENKLKSIDFQTVTTLKNETGKEYGNWNTSPNTSTDPEDIRFNPKNNSLIWSSEGARVLSADKLVLQNPAINFMDLNGVFLNTVTVPENLKMQKQGAGPRNNGTLEGITFDKKYKTIYTNIEEPLIEDDNSATTEKGGLVRFYKFNEKTKKNTAQYAYSLEPIAHEANPKNAFAVNGISAIQYYKKNQLLVVERSYSTGTQACTIKIFLCNLKKATNIKKYASLKNKQFKIASKKLVLNMDDLGIFIDNIEGLTFGPKLSNGNQSLLFVSDNNFSDKQKTQLLVFELVN; this comes from the coding sequence ATGCGTAAATTTTTGTTACTTGTTGTTTTACAAATAGTTTTTCTTTCATGTTCGAATTTAAAACAAACCAACGAAAACCAACGAATTCCCAGTTTGAAACTAATCAGTTCTTTAGAAATTCCTTACGACGAACTTTTTCAAAATACAAAAATTGGTGGTTTATCCGGAATTGATTATAACGCAAAACAAGATCTTTATTATTTAATAAGCGACGATAGATCGGTATTTAACGATTCGAGATTTTATACAGCAAAAATTCATTTGGTCGAAAATAAATTAAAAAGTATCGATTTTCAAACCGTTACCACTTTAAAAAACGAAACAGGAAAAGAGTATGGCAATTGGAATACAAGTCCAAACACGTCTACAGATCCAGAAGACATTCGATTTAATCCTAAAAATAATTCCTTGATTTGGAGCAGTGAAGGTGCTCGTGTACTTAGCGCAGATAAATTAGTTTTGCAAAATCCCGCAATAAATTTCATGGACTTGAATGGTGTTTTTTTGAATACCGTAACCGTTCCTGAAAATTTAAAAATGCAGAAACAAGGGGCTGGCCCGAGAAATAATGGGACTTTAGAAGGAATTACTTTCGACAAAAAATACAAAACCATTTACACCAATATTGAAGAACCTCTAATTGAAGACGATAATTCCGCCACAACTGAAAAAGGTGGATTGGTACGATTTTACAAATTCAATGAAAAAACAAAAAAGAATACTGCACAATACGCCTACTCATTAGAGCCAATTGCTCATGAAGCGAATCCAAAAAATGCTTTTGCCGTTAACGGAATTTCGGCGATTCAATATTACAAGAAAAATCAACTGCTGGTGGTGGAACGCTCTTATTCTACCGGTACACAAGCCTGTACCATAAAAATATTCCTCTGTAACTTGAAGAAAGCGACTAATATTAAAAAATATGCTTCATTAAAAAATAAACAATTTAAAATTGCCTCCAAAAAACTGGTGCTCAACATGGATGATTTGGGAATTTTTATTGATAATATCGAAGGACTTACTTTTGGACCAAAACTCAGTAATGGAAACCAATCCTTACTTTTTGTTTCTGACAATAATTTTTCAGACAAACAAAAAACACAACTATTAGTATTTGAGTTGGTGAATTAG
- a CDS encoding glucosaminidase domain-containing protein, with amino-acid sequence MIKKILLVFILIILASCNASKPVIVTKKTTAHSSKKVAVKTPKKSSSSSKFSKKEQNNSVVETIESTSKTVVTSDLVNDYIFQFKGVAMSNMKNYGIPASIILAQGILESGAGRGRLAVNANNHFGIKCHKEWTGDSVKQDDDAEQECFRKYNDPSESFKDHAVFLSGRSRYAVLFELPKDDYKAWAKGLRAAGYATDPRYPEKLISYIERYNLYQYDNQVLGKEYVINENQTIRPPAKKEVIDVDSYEVKKGDTLYSISKKFNVLVEDLKQKNNLADFSISIGQKLIVK; translated from the coding sequence ATGATTAAAAAAATCCTGCTAGTTTTTATACTCATCATTTTGGCCAGTTGTAATGCCTCGAAACCGGTTATTGTAACCAAAAAAACGACGGCTCATTCTTCGAAAAAAGTAGCTGTTAAAACACCCAAAAAGTCAAGTTCTTCTTCTAAATTTTCAAAAAAAGAGCAAAACAATTCAGTTGTCGAAACAATAGAATCTACTTCAAAAACCGTTGTGACAAGTGATTTAGTTAATGATTATATTTTTCAATTTAAGGGTGTTGCCATGAGTAACATGAAAAATTATGGTATTCCGGCAAGTATTATTTTGGCTCAAGGAATTTTAGAATCTGGAGCGGGAAGAGGACGTTTGGCAGTGAATGCAAATAATCATTTTGGGATAAAATGCCATAAAGAATGGACTGGTGACAGTGTAAAACAAGACGATGATGCTGAGCAGGAATGTTTTCGAAAGTATAATGACCCATCGGAATCCTTTAAAGATCATGCGGTTTTTCTATCTGGCAGAAGCCGATATGCAGTATTATTTGAATTGCCAAAAGATGATTATAAGGCTTGGGCCAAAGGACTTCGCGCAGCAGGTTATGCAACCGATCCGAGATATCCTGAAAAATTAATCAGTTATATAGAACGCTATAACTTGTACCAATATGACAATCAGGTTTTGGGCAAGGAATATGTTATAAATGAAAACCAAACTATAAGACCGCCAGCTAAAAAGGAAGTTATAGATGTTGATTCCTATGAAGTTAAAAAAGGAGATACGTTGTATTCTATTTCTAAAAAATTCAATGTGTTAGTTGAAGATTTAAAACAAAAAAACAATCTTGCGGACTTTTCTATTTCGATTGGTCAAAAATTAATAGTGAAGTAA
- a CDS encoding DUF5522 domain-containing protein, translating to MIEQSNENKSFEEEDFYYTPEGYKCFTEKYHLKRGYCCKSGCRHCPYGYDKKTGEIKK from the coding sequence ATGATTGAGCAAAGTAATGAAAATAAATCGTTCGAAGAAGAAGATTTTTATTATACCCCCGAAGGCTACAAGTGCTTCACCGAAAAATACCATCTGAAACGAGGCTATTGTTGCAAAAGTGGTTGTCGCCATTGTCCGTATGGATACGATAAAAAAACAGGTGAAATAAAAAAGTAA
- a CDS encoding group III truncated hemoglobin, whose product MTPTKDITDLEDIKLLVNTFYAKVQKDEFIGPIFNEKIGNRWPEHLEKMYRFWQTILLEVHSYSGSPFPPHKQLPVAKEHFQRWMEIFTETTNSFFKGPLAEEAKLRAQNMAEMFNYKIEYFRNAEKN is encoded by the coding sequence ATGACCCCAACAAAAGATATTACAGACTTAGAAGACATCAAATTATTAGTAAATACTTTTTATGCCAAAGTGCAAAAAGACGAATTTATCGGACCCATTTTTAATGAGAAAATAGGCAATCGCTGGCCAGAACATTTAGAAAAAATGTATCGCTTTTGGCAAACTATTTTACTCGAAGTACACAGTTATTCCGGAAGTCCGTTTCCGCCGCACAAACAATTGCCCGTTGCAAAAGAACATTTTCAACGCTGGATGGAAATTTTCACCGAAACGACAAATAGTTTCTTTAAAGGTCCATTAGCTGAAGAAGCTAAACTCCGAGCGCAAAACATGGCCGAAATGTTCAATTATAAAATTGAGTATTTCAGAAATGCCGAAAAAAACTAA
- the hemL gene encoding glutamate-1-semialdehyde 2,1-aminomutase produces the protein MMYQRSSQLFAEAEKVIPGGVNSPVRAFKAVGGTPIFVKSAKGAYLYDEDGNRLIDYINSWGPMILGHAYEPVVQAVIEKAKLGTSFGMPTALETQIAALAVSMVPNIDKIRFVNSGTEACMSAVRLARGFTKRDKIIKFAGCYHGHSDSFLIQAGSGAITFGTPNSPGVTEGTAKDTLLAKYNDLDNVAALIEANKNEIAAIIVEPVAGNMGCIPPNKGFLEGLRQMCTDNGILLIFDEVMTGFRLARGGVQELFNITADIVTFGKVIGGGLPVGAFAARAEIMNYLAPLGPVYQAGTLSGNPLAMAAGLSMLQALDTDREIFKRLEEKTAYLGAGIERVLKANNVVFTINRIGSMISVHFDANPVVDFQSAAKGDNETFKKFFHGLLQEGIYIAPSAYETWFITDALTYEDLDFTIQAVNKVSKTF, from the coding sequence ATGATGTATCAAAGAAGTAGTCAGCTATTTGCTGAAGCAGAAAAAGTAATTCCTGGAGGTGTAAATTCGCCAGTTCGCGCCTTTAAAGCAGTAGGTGGAACTCCAATTTTTGTTAAAAGTGCAAAAGGAGCTTATTTGTATGATGAAGACGGAAACCGTTTGATAGATTATATTAATTCTTGGGGACCAATGATTCTGGGTCATGCATATGAACCAGTTGTACAAGCAGTAATCGAAAAAGCAAAATTGGGAACTTCTTTCGGAATGCCTACAGCATTAGAAACTCAAATTGCAGCTTTGGCCGTTTCTATGGTGCCGAATATTGATAAAATCAGATTTGTAAACTCAGGAACCGAAGCCTGTATGAGTGCCGTACGATTGGCTCGTGGATTTACAAAAAGAGATAAAATAATCAAATTTGCGGGTTGTTATCATGGCCATTCGGATTCATTTTTGATCCAAGCGGGTAGTGGTGCAATTACTTTTGGAACACCAAATAGTCCTGGTGTAACCGAAGGAACTGCAAAAGATACTTTGCTGGCCAAATACAATGATTTAGATAATGTTGCAGCTTTGATTGAAGCGAATAAAAACGAAATTGCTGCCATAATTGTTGAGCCAGTAGCCGGAAATATGGGTTGTATTCCGCCTAATAAAGGGTTTTTAGAAGGGCTACGCCAAATGTGTACTGATAATGGAATTCTTTTAATTTTTGACGAGGTAATGACTGGCTTCCGTCTTGCTCGTGGCGGTGTTCAGGAATTATTCAACATTACGGCTGATATTGTAACTTTCGGAAAAGTAATTGGAGGTGGTTTGCCGGTTGGTGCTTTTGCCGCCCGTGCCGAAATAATGAATTATCTGGCTCCACTCGGACCGGTTTATCAAGCAGGAACATTGTCAGGAAATCCGTTAGCTATGGCTGCAGGATTATCAATGTTGCAGGCTTTAGATACTGATCGCGAAATTTTTAAAAGATTAGAAGAAAAAACAGCCTATTTGGGTGCCGGAATCGAAAGGGTTTTGAAAGCAAATAATGTAGTTTTTACAATCAATAGAATAGGGTCTATGATTTCCGTACATTTTGATGCAAATCCTGTAGTTGATTTTCAAAGTGCTGCCAAAGGAGACAATGAAACTTTTAAGAAGTTCTTTCACGGCTTATTGCAGGAAGGAATTTATATTGCGCCATCAGCATATGAAACTTGGTTTATTACGGATGCGCTTACGTATGAAGATTTAGATTTTACCATTCAAGCGGTAAATAAAGTGTCTAAAACTTTTTAA
- a CDS encoding urocanate hydratase, with the protein MTFQEQIQQGIPTILPLPKPFDTEINHAPKRKEILSSEEKKLALRNALRYFKPQYHPELLPEFRSELETYGRIYMYRFRPDYKIYARAISEYPGKSEQAKAIMLMIQNNLDTAVAQHPHELITYGGNGAVFQNWAQYLLTLQYLSEMTDEQTLTMYSGHPMGLFPSHKEAPRVVVTNGMVIPNYSKPDDWEKMNALGVSQYGQMTAGSYMYIGPQGIVHGTTITVLNGFRKIKRSPTGGLFVTSGLGGMSGAQPKAGNIAGCITVCAEVNPKITHIRHSQGWINEVIENLDELVERVTLAKANQEIVSIGYLGNVVDVWERFYQENLYIDLGSDQTSLHNPWAGGYYPVGITFEEANEMMASNPQLFKEKVQETLRRHTAAINKHTAKGTYFFDYGNAFLLEASRAGADIMAENHIDFRYPSYVQDIMGPMCFDYGFGPFRWVCASGKPEDLAKTDTIACQVLEEMTKTAPSEIQQQMQDNIKWIKGAQENKLVVGSQARILYADAEGRVKIAEAFNQAIAKGQIGTVILGRDHHDVSGTDSPYRETSNIYDGSRFTADMAIQNVIGDSFRGATWVSIHNGGGVGWGEVINGGFGMVLDGSKEASKRLASMLFWDVNNGISRRSWARNDGAIFAIKRAMESEPLLKVTLPNSVNEQLL; encoded by the coding sequence ATGACTTTCCAAGAACAAATACAGCAAGGAATCCCAACTATTTTACCGCTGCCAAAACCATTTGATACAGAAATTAATCATGCCCCAAAGCGAAAAGAAATTCTTTCTTCAGAGGAAAAAAAATTAGCTTTGCGCAATGCCTTACGTTATTTTAAACCGCAATATCATCCGGAATTACTACCTGAATTTCGATCAGAACTAGAAACATACGGGCGTATTTATATGTACCGTTTTCGTCCGGATTATAAAATATATGCCAGAGCTATTTCTGAATATCCCGGAAAATCTGAACAAGCCAAAGCAATCATGTTGATGATTCAAAATAATTTGGATACTGCTGTAGCACAACATCCGCATGAATTAATTACGTATGGCGGCAACGGAGCAGTTTTTCAGAACTGGGCACAATATCTTTTGACCCTGCAATACTTATCCGAAATGACCGATGAGCAAACCCTCACCATGTATTCCGGACATCCTATGGGATTATTCCCTTCTCACAAAGAAGCTCCTCGGGTGGTTGTAACCAACGGAATGGTAATTCCTAATTATTCGAAACCCGATGATTGGGAAAAAATGAATGCACTTGGTGTTTCACAATACGGTCAAATGACTGCCGGAAGCTACATGTACATTGGTCCGCAAGGTATTGTTCACGGAACTACAATTACCGTTTTGAATGGTTTCCGAAAAATAAAACGCAGCCCAACAGGAGGATTATTTGTCACTTCGGGATTAGGAGGCATGAGTGGCGCACAACCAAAAGCCGGAAATATTGCGGGTTGCATCACTGTTTGTGCCGAAGTCAATCCAAAAATTACCCATATTCGGCACAGTCAAGGCTGGATAAATGAAGTTATTGAAAACCTTGATGAATTAGTAGAAAGAGTTACTTTGGCGAAAGCCAATCAAGAAATTGTTTCTATCGGATATTTAGGAAATGTAGTGGATGTTTGGGAACGCTTCTATCAAGAAAATCTTTATATTGATTTGGGTTCCGACCAAACTTCGTTGCATAATCCTTGGGCCGGTGGATATTATCCGGTTGGAATCACTTTTGAAGAAGCCAATGAAATGATGGCTTCAAATCCACAATTATTCAAAGAGAAAGTACAGGAAACCTTACGCCGTCATACTGCCGCAATAAACAAACATACCGCCAAAGGAACCTATTTTTTCGATTACGGAAATGCTTTTTTACTGGAAGCTTCACGAGCCGGCGCAGACATTATGGCCGAAAACCATATTGATTTCAGGTATCCGAGTTATGTACAGGACATTATGGGGCCCATGTGTTTTGATTACGGTTTTGGTCCATTCCGATGGGTTTGTGCTTCTGGAAAACCAGAAGATTTAGCCAAAACAGACACAATTGCCTGTCAAGTTCTTGAAGAAATGACAAAAACGGCACCAAGCGAAATTCAGCAACAAATGCAGGATAACATCAAATGGATAAAAGGCGCTCAAGAAAACAAATTAGTAGTAGGTTCTCAAGCCCGAATCCTTTATGCAGATGCAGAAGGACGTGTAAAAATTGCCGAAGCTTTTAATCAGGCTATAGCCAAAGGTCAAATAGGAACCGTGATTTTAGGTCGGGATCACCATGATGTTTCCGGCACTGATTCTCCATACAGAGAAACTTCAAATATTTATGACGGTTCCCGCTTTACTGCCGATATGGCTATACAAAACGTCATTGGAGATAGTTTCCGTGGCGCCACTTGGGTATCCATTCACAATGGCGGTGGCGTGGGCTGGGGAGAGGTAATTAACGGCGGTTTTGGTATGGTTCTTGATGGTTCAAAAGAAGCTTCAAAGCGTTTAGCATCAATGCTTTTCTGGGATGTCAACAACGGAATTTCCAGAAGAAGTTGGGCTCGAAATGATGGAGCAATTTTTGCCATAAAAAGAGCCATGGAATCAGAACCTTTATTGAAAGTGACCCTTCCAAACAGCGTTAATGAACAGTTATTGTAG
- a CDS encoding aromatic amino acid hydroxylase, producing MNTTIESNPLLDRLPKHLKQFIKPQDYSDYTPINQAVWRYVMRKNVNYLSKVAHSSYLDGLKKTGIEIDHIPSMYGMNRILSEIGWAAVAVDGFIPPNAFMEFQAYNVLVIASDIRQLEHIEYTPAPDIIHEGAGHAPIIANPEYAEYLRRFGEIGCKAISSGKDYEMYEAIRLLSILKEAEDTPQHEIDSAEKAVADLQNNMGELSEMAQIRNLHWWTVEYGLIGTVENPKIYGAGLLSSIGESAWCMTENVKKLPYDISVANQSFDITKPQPQLYVTPDFAYLSLVLEEFANKMALRTGGLSGIQKLIHSNALGTIELSTGLQISGIFTAVIEQEGKPIHIQTSGKTALSYREKELVGHGTNKHSEGFGSPIGKLKGINLAIEDMSPRDLRAYAIYESESVIMEFEGDITVKGEIITGSRNLHGEIILISLKNCTVTHGENILFRPEWGNYDMAVGKKVVSAFSGPADVNSFDLISHVPSSKTIKAKHTAERDDLELLYHSVRKIRETKDTTTSLEPIFKDLKENHPNDWLLAVEITEVLKDRNEPQLLDEILLYLEQLKETRPEVAHLITGGLGLIFW from the coding sequence ATGAACACAACCATAGAAAGTAATCCTTTATTAGACCGTTTGCCCAAGCATTTAAAACAGTTTATAAAACCCCAAGATTATAGCGATTACACTCCTATAAATCAAGCGGTTTGGCGGTATGTGATGCGCAAAAATGTCAATTATCTTTCGAAAGTAGCACACAGTTCTTACTTGGATGGACTTAAAAAAACAGGTATAGAAATCGACCACATTCCCAGTATGTATGGCATGAACCGTATTCTTTCCGAAATAGGCTGGGCAGCTGTTGCTGTTGACGGATTTATTCCTCCAAATGCATTCATGGAATTTCAGGCGTATAATGTACTCGTTATTGCTTCGGATATTCGACAATTAGAACACATCGAATATACGCCAGCTCCAGATATTATTCACGAAGGTGCCGGTCACGCTCCAATTATTGCCAATCCGGAATATGCAGAATATTTGCGTCGTTTTGGAGAAATTGGTTGCAAAGCCATTTCATCGGGTAAAGATTATGAAATGTATGAAGCAATCCGGTTACTTTCTATCTTAAAAGAAGCAGAAGACACGCCACAACATGAGATTGATAGTGCCGAAAAAGCCGTAGCCGATTTGCAAAATAACATGGGCGAATTGTCCGAAATGGCACAAATCAGAAACCTACATTGGTGGACTGTAGAATATGGCCTGATTGGAACTGTAGAAAATCCTAAAATTTACGGCGCCGGTTTACTTTCTTCTATTGGCGAAAGCGCTTGGTGCATGACCGAAAATGTGAAGAAACTACCGTATGATATTTCGGTAGCGAATCAGAGCTTTGACATTACAAAACCACAGCCACAATTATATGTAACGCCTGATTTTGCTTATTTAAGTTTAGTTTTAGAAGAATTTGCCAATAAAATGGCGCTTCGCACAGGAGGTTTATCCGGCATACAAAAACTGATTCATTCTAATGCTTTAGGAACAATCGAATTGAGTACAGGATTACAAATTTCAGGTATTTTTACTGCTGTGATTGAGCAAGAAGGAAAGCCAATTCACATACAGACTTCGGGAAAAACAGCTTTGTCTTACCGAGAAAAAGAATTAGTAGGTCATGGCACAAACAAACATTCCGAAGGTTTTGGCAGTCCGATAGGAAAACTAAAAGGAATCAATCTCGCCATCGAAGACATGAGTCCACGAGATTTGAGAGCTTATGCCATTTATGAAAGTGAAAGTGTTATCATGGAATTTGAAGGCGATATTACTGTAAAAGGAGAAATCATAACCGGCTCCAGAAACCTTCACGGAGAAATTATTTTGATTAGTCTTAAAAACTGCACCGTAACTCATGGAGAAAACATACTATTCCGGCCAGAATGGGGAAATTATGATATGGCGGTAGGCAAAAAAGTAGTTTCAGCGTTCTCGGGTCCGGCAGATGTAAACAGTTTTGATTTGATTTCACATGTGCCTTCCAGCAAAACCATTAAAGCAAAACATACTGCAGAACGGGATGATTTAGAGCTATTGTATCACAGTGTTCGAAAAATAAGAGAAACTAAAGATACCACAACGTCATTAGAACCAATTTTCAAAGATTTAAAGGAAAATCATCCTAACGATTGGTTATTGGCAGTTGAAATTACCGAAGTCTTGAAAGACAGAAACGAACCACAATTATTAGACGAAATTCTACTTTATCTTGAACAATTAAAAGAAACCAGACCCGAAGTCGCACATTTAATTACTGGAGGTTTGGGCTTGATTTTTTGGTAA
- a CDS encoding DUF4136 domain-containing protein: MKTTKLLPLLLLFIVASCSSVSVNSDYDKNVDFSSYKTYAFFKAGIDKVEISDLDKRRILRAIDEQMAAKGFTKSENPDLLINIFTKSREQVNVNQFNAGWGYGWGFGWNPYMMGGSQTNVSTSTEGTLYIDFIDAKKKEMIWQGEGNGTLTKNTTKKDERITEFVGKILAQYPPVKK; encoded by the coding sequence ATGAAAACAACTAAACTATTGCCCTTATTGCTTCTTTTTATTGTAGCATCTTGTAGTTCTGTAAGTGTCAACTCAGACTATGACAAAAATGTAGATTTTTCGTCTTATAAAACATATGCTTTTTTTAAAGCTGGAATCGATAAAGTAGAAATTTCTGACTTAGACAAAAGAAGAATTCTACGTGCCATTGATGAACAGATGGCAGCCAAAGGTTTTACAAAAAGTGAGAATCCTGATTTATTAATCAATATTTTTACTAAATCACGCGAACAAGTCAACGTAAATCAATTTAATGCCGGTTGGGGTTACGGATGGGGATTTGGATGGAATCCTTACATGATGGGCGGTAGCCAAACTAATGTTTCCACATCTACCGAAGGAACTTTATACATTGATTTTATTGATGCAAAAAAGAAAGAAATGATTTGGCAGGGAGAAGGAAACGGAACTTTGACTAAAAACACAACGAAAAAAGATGAACGTATTACAGAATTTGTGGGTAAAATATTAGCGCAATATCCACCTGTTAAAAAATAA